CGCAAGATCCCTCACGTCGACGACCTGCCCGTCTGGTCGCTGTGGTGCGTCCGGGTACGCCCCGGTCACCGGAAGCAGGGCATCTCGCACGCTCTCATCGCCGGCGCGGTCGAGTTCGCCCGCGCCCACGGCGCACCGGCGGTCGAGGCGTACCCCCTCGACAACGGCGACGCCAAGGTCGACCTGACGATGGCGTACCCCGGGCTCCGGAAGAACTTCGAACGCGCCGGCTTCGGCTACGCGGCGGACACCACCTCGGTGCTGGCCGGCCATCCCCGAATCCTGATGCGGCTCGACCTGCGAGGCCACGGGCGCACGTAAAGGCCCGACCGCTGGCGACGGGGGATGCACCAGCGGTCGGGCTATGGCCAAGGGTAACAAGCGCTTGCCCATGGAAGTCGACTGTTCGTCAGCAAAGCCGGGGTTGTGACTCGTATCACTCAACTGCCTTGGTTGCGGGGCCTGTTGTGCGGTCGGGCACCGTCAGGGCTCGCACGGCGGGTCGTAGGACAGCCGGGGCAGGTACTCGCGCCAGGTCTCCGGCGTCAGCACGCCCCGGGTCATCGTGCAGACGCGGTGTGCGGCCTCGTCGACGTCCAGGTTCCAGAGCCGGATGGTGTCGGTGCCGCTCGACACCCCCAGCATGTGGCTGTTCGGGCTGAACGCCAGGAAGGTGCCGCTCTTGGCGTTGGGGCTCATCGACTGGCCGATCGGGCCGGCCTTGGAGGGGTCGGAGACGTTCCAGAGCCGGACGGTGCTGTCGTTGCCGCCACTGGCCAGGGTGCGGCCGTTCCGGCTGAAGGTCAGTGACACGACCGCCTCGGTGTGGCCGGTGAGGCTCCTGCGCTGCGAGGCCTTGGAGGGGCCCTCGATGTCCCAGAGCCGGACCGAGTTGTCGTCGCCGCCGCTGGCCAGCGTGTGTCCGTCGGGGCTGTAGGCGAGGACGTTGACGGCTCCGAGATGGCCCTTGAGAGGGGCGCCGCGCAGCACGGGACGTCCGGGGTCCGTCGCGTTCCACAGCCTGATGGTGCCGTCGGCGCTGCCGCTGGCGAGCGTATGGCCGTCCGGGCTGAAGACGAGGGAGTTGACGTACCCCTTGTGACCGGTGAGGGGCGCGCCGATCGGACGGGGGCGGGACGGGTCGCCGACGTCCCACAGCCGGATGGTGCGGTCGTCGTAGGCGGTCGCCAGGAGGCGCCCGTCCGGGCTGAAGGCCAGCGGGTCGGCGAACCGGATGCGCAGGGGGACGGGCGACCCGTGGGGGACGGGGCGGTCCGGGTCCCCGACGTTCCACAGCTGCACGGCCCGGTTTCCCGTCACCACCGCGAGGGTGCGGCCGTTCCTGGAGAACTCCAGGGAGCGTACGCCGCCCTTCGGCCGGAACGGCTCGCCCATCGGCACCGGCCTGCCGGGCTTGCGCACGTCCCACAGCCGGACCCGTCCGTCGAGCGCCGCCGTCGCGAGCACCCGCCCGTCCGGCCGGAACACTCCGGTCCGGCCGATCATGTCCGCCGTCGGCAGCGACCACAGCCGGACCTTGTTGTCGCCCGTCCCGGTGGCGAGGGTGCGCCCGTCGGGGCTGAAGCCGAGCGCGTACATCTCGCCGCTGCTGCCCGCCAGGGGCCCGCCGACCTGCGACGGATACGCCGGGTCACTGACCTTCCACAGACTCGCCGTGCTGTCCGCGCTGGCGGCGGCGAGCATGTTGCCGTCGGGGCTGAAGGCCACGGACCACACCGCCCCCGTGTGGCCGGTGAGCGGCGCTCCGATCGCTGCCGCGCGGCGCCGGTCGGTCATGTTCCAGAGCCGGACGGTGTCGTCCGCGCTGCCGCTGGCGAGCGTACGGCCGTCGGGGCTGAAGGCCACGGAGTGCACCGTGTCGGTGTGGCCGGTCAGCGGCTCCCCGACCGGCTCCGGACGCCGGGGCTGCGTCACGTCCCACAGCCGGATCGTGCCGTCGTCACCACCGGCCGCCAGTGTCCGGCCGTCCGGGCTGAACGCCACCGAGCGCACGGCGGCCTTGTGCCCGGTGAGCGGCTTGCCCAGGGCCTTCGGACGCTTCGGGTCGGCCACGTCCCACAGCCGTACGGTGTGGTCGTCGCCGACCGAGGCCAGCGTGCGGCCGTCCGGGCTGAAGGCGATCAGGTAGATCGTGCCGTCATGGCCGGTCAACGGCCGGGCGAGCGGCTGCGGGTGGGCGGGGTCCGTGACGTCCCACAGCCGGATCGTGCCGTCGTCGGCGGCGCTGGCCAGGGTGCGGCCGTCCGGGCTGAAGACCGCGCTGCTCACCCAGCTGGTGTGGCCGGTGAGCGGCTTGCCCAGGGGCTTCGGGCGCTTGGGGTCGGCCACGTTCCACAGCCGTACGGTCCGGTCGTAGCTGGCGGTGGCCAGCGTCCGGCCGTCCGGGCTGAACGTCGTGAGGTAGACGGCGCCGGTGTGCCCGACCAGCGGCGTGGCCAGCGGGGCGTTCACGATGGAGATCAGGCGGCTGTTCGCGCCCTTGTCGTCCGGCCGCAGCCGGTGTGCCACCAGGTCGAGCTGCGCCGACAGCGACGGATCCGTGTACTGGACGCGATCGGCCTGGGCGAGCACCTGCTCGAACACGGCTTCGTCCCGCTGCTGCCAGGCGACGACGGCCGCTCCGACGGCAAGCACCGCCAGCACGACCAGGGCCGCCACCGCGCTCCGGCTGATCCAGATGATGCGCCTGCGCAGCCTGACCGAGGCGGCCAGGAACTCCACCGCGCTCCGGGTCAGGAACGTGTCCCCGGTGGATTTCGCCCACCCGTGGGCCTGTTCCAGACGGGAGCCCCGGTAGAGCAGTGAGGTGTCGCGGTCGGACTCCTCCCAGGCCCGGCCGTCCTCCTCCAGGCGCTGGCGCAGCAGGTTGCCCTGCCGGTCCTCGTCGATCCAGTCGCGCAGCCGCGGCCAGGCGTGCAGCAGCGCCTCGTGGGTGATCTCCACGGTCTCCGCGTCGAGCGTCACCAGCCGGGCGCGGACCAGCGCCTCCAGGGACTCCTCGGTCTTGCCGGGGTCGGTCGACTCGTCCGCCAACTGGCGCCGGGTGCCCCTTCTGCGCGTGGCCTGGGTGTCCTCGCCCAGCCGGACCAGCCGGAGCAGGAGCAGCCGGGCCGCCGTGCGCGCCGCCGGGTCGAGTCCGGACCAGGCGCGCTCGGCGGTCGCCGCGACCGCGCCCTGGATGCCGCCGGCCGCCCGGTAGCCGGCGAGCGTCAGCCGGCCCGCCTTCCTGCGCTGCCAGGTGGCCAGCAGGGCGTGCGAGAGGAGCGGCAGCACTCCCGCGTCGTGCGCCCCGCGCGGGCTGTCGGCGCTCACCTCCCGGACGATCAGCTCCGCCAGGCCCGGCTCCAGCTCCAGGCCGACGGCCTTGGCCGGGCCCGTCACCGCCTCGCGCAGCTCCGCGGTGGTCAGGGGACCGAGCACCATGTGCCGGTGCTGGAGCGCGTCGGCCAGTTCGGGATACCGGAGGCACCGCTCGTAGAAGTCGGCCCGTATGCCCAGCACCACGACCGCCGGGGCCGGGTCGCCGTCGCCCGGCGAACAGGCGGCGTGCAGCACCTCGACGAACGCACGCCGCTCCGCCTCGTCGGGGCAGAGGGTGAACGTCTCCTCGAACTGGTCCACGATGACGACCGGCCGCGCGCCGGCCGGCGCCTGGCGCCGCGCCCAGGCGGCGACGGCGGCACGGATGTCACGGACGTCACGGCCCCTTTGGACGGGTGGGTCCACCGTGGTGCTTCGGACGGGTGGGTCCACCGTGGTGCTTCGGACACGCGGGTCCGCCGTGGTGGCGACGACGGGGTCCTCGCCGGTGGGTTCGTCGGCCGCGATCACGGCCGAGACGACCGGGCCCAGTTCGGGGATGCACCGGGTCAGCTCCGCCAGCGGATCACCGCCGGGCACGAGCTGTACGACCTCCGTGGCCCGGCCGTCCCCACCGCCGTCGTCACCGCGGTCGCCGTCCTCGCCGTCGTCGTCCAGCGCGCCGTCCCGCAGTGCGGGCACCAGCCCGGCGTTCAGCAGCGAGGACTTCCCCGCCCCCGACGCACCCACGAGCATGACCAGGCCGCCCGTCTCCGCCACGGCCCGGAGCTGGGCGACGAGCGCGTCCGTGCTCCGCTCGCGGCCGAAGAACCACCGGGCGTCCTCCCTGCGGTAGGAGGCCAGCCCCCGGTACGGGCACACCCCGCCGGGCGCCGGCGGGCCCTCGGCGGCGGACCGCTCCTGCTCCGCGGACGCCGCGCCGCGCTCGCCGACCGGGTCGGCCACCGCGGCTTCCCACAGCCGCTGCCACTGGCCGAGGTCGTACAGGCCCGGGGACACCGGCGTGGGTCGCGCCCGCCGCGCCTCGGGGATCAGCACGTGCAGCACCGCCGCGAGGGCGGTGAACTGAGCGGGTACATTCCGTGCCCGGCGCCAGTCGCTGATGCGCTGCGCGGACACCCGGACGGGACGCCCGCGTTCGTCGACCCGCTGGAGCCGGACGACCGCTTCGGACACCCGTTTGAGTGGAGGGTCCCCGGCTTCCTTGTACAGCAGTGCGAGGCGCTCCGCGAAAGCGGTGCGTGCCCCGGAGTCGGAACCCAAGGTCT
The genomic region above belongs to Streptomyces coeruleorubidus and contains:
- a CDS encoding WD40 repeat domain-containing protein, coding for METLGSDSGARTAFAERLALLYKEAGDPPLKRVSEAVVRLQRVDERGRPVRVSAQRISDWRRARNVPAQFTALAAVLHVLIPEARRARPTPVSPGLYDLGQWQRLWEAAVADPVGERGAASAEQERSAAEGPPAPGGVCPYRGLASYRREDARWFFGRERSTDALVAQLRAVAETGGLVMLVGASGAGKSSLLNAGLVPALRDGALDDDGEDGDRGDDGGGDGRATEVVQLVPGGDPLAELTRCIPELGPVVSAVIAADEPTGEDPVVATTADPRVRSTTVDPPVRSTTVDPPVQRGRDVRDIRAAVAAWARRQAPAGARPVVIVDQFEETFTLCPDEAERRAFVEVLHAACSPGDGDPAPAVVVLGIRADFYERCLRYPELADALQHRHMVLGPLTTAELREAVTGPAKAVGLELEPGLAELIVREVSADSPRGAHDAGVLPLLSHALLATWQRRKAGRLTLAGYRAAGGIQGAVAATAERAWSGLDPAARTAARLLLLRLVRLGEDTQATRRRGTRRQLADESTDPGKTEESLEALVRARLVTLDAETVEITHEALLHAWPRLRDWIDEDRQGNLLRQRLEEDGRAWEESDRDTSLLYRGSRLEQAHGWAKSTGDTFLTRSAVEFLAASVRLRRRIIWISRSAVAALVVLAVLAVGAAVVAWQQRDEAVFEQVLAQADRVQYTDPSLSAQLDLVAHRLRPDDKGANSRLISIVNAPLATPLVGHTGAVYLTTFSPDGRTLATASYDRTVRLWNVADPKRPKPLGKPLTGHTSWVSSAVFSPDGRTLASAADDGTIRLWDVTDPAHPQPLARPLTGHDGTIYLIAFSPDGRTLASVGDDHTVRLWDVADPKRPKALGKPLTGHKAAVRSVAFSPDGRTLAAGGDDGTIRLWDVTQPRRPEPVGEPLTGHTDTVHSVAFSPDGRTLASGSADDTVRLWNMTDRRRAAAIGAPLTGHTGAVWSVAFSPDGNMLAAASADSTASLWKVSDPAYPSQVGGPLAGSSGEMYALGFSPDGRTLATGTGDNKVRLWSLPTADMIGRTGVFRPDGRVLATAALDGRVRLWDVRKPGRPVPMGEPFRPKGGVRSLEFSRNGRTLAVVTGNRAVQLWNVGDPDRPVPHGSPVPLRIRFADPLAFSPDGRLLATAYDDRTIRLWDVGDPSRPRPIGAPLTGHKGYVNSLVFSPDGHTLASGSADGTIRLWNATDPGRPVLRGAPLKGHLGAVNVLAYSPDGHTLASGGDDNSVRLWDIEGPSKASQRRSLTGHTEAVVSLTFSRNGRTLASGGNDSTVRLWNVSDPSKAGPIGQSMSPNAKSGTFLAFSPNSHMLGVSSGTDTIRLWNLDVDEAAHRVCTMTRGVLTPETWREYLPRLSYDPPCEP
- a CDS encoding GNAT family N-acetyltransferase, with amino-acid sequence MNIDVRPATVFEDVRAVLGPKSPGANVCWCLSYRIPSKLNNELRGPARGEYVAELCRADPPPGVLAYDGDEPVGWAAVAPRADTSFARNRKIPHVDDLPVWSLWCVRVRPGHRKQGISHALIAGAVEFARAHGAPAVEAYPLDNGDAKVDLTMAYPGLRKNFERAGFGYAADTTSVLAGHPRILMRLDLRGHGRT